The following proteins are co-located in the Camarhynchus parvulus chromosome 17, STF_HiC, whole genome shotgun sequence genome:
- the PSMB7 gene encoding proteasome subunit beta type-7 codes for MAAVSVLRAPAGGFSFDNCARNSLLEAELAQKGLRVPAPRKTGTTIAGVIFKDGVVLGADTRATEGMVVADKNCSKIHFISPNIYCCGAGTAADTEMTTQLISSNLELHSLSTGRLPRVVTANRMLKQMLFRYQGYIGAALVLGGVDVTGPHLYSIHPHGSTDKLPYVTMGSGSLAAMAVFEDKYKPDMEEEEAKQLVRDAIAAGIYNDLGSGSNIDICVISKSKLDFLRPYDVANRKGDRFGRYKCEKGTTAVLTENVAHLELEVVDETVQTMDTS; via the exons ATGGCGGCCGTGTCCGTGCTGCGCGCGCCCGCCGGCGGCTTCAGCTTCGACAACTGCGCTCG GAACTCGCTGCTGGAGGCCGAGCTCGCCCAGAAGGGGCTGCGGGTGCCCGCGCCGCGCAAGACCGGCACCACCATCGCCGGCGTCATCTTCAAG gaTGGCGTCGTCCTCGGAGCGGATACGAGAGCGACCGAGGGGATGGTTGTTGCTGACAAGAACTGTTCGAAAATACACTTCATTTCCCCTAATATCTA CTGCTGCGGTGCGGGCACAGCTGCAGACACCGAGATGACCACTCAGCTGATCTCCTCCAACCTGGAGCTGCACTCCCTGTCCACAGGCCGGCTCCCACGAGTGGTCACTGCCAACAGAATGCTCAAGCAGATGCTCTTCAG GTACCAGGGCTACATCGGGGCCGCGCTGGTGCTGGGGGGCGTGGACGTGACGGGCCCCCACCTGTACAGCATCCACCCCCACGGATCCACCGACAAGCTGCCCTACGTCACCATGG GTTCTGGATCGCTCGCGGCCATGGCAGTGTTTGAAGATAAATACAAACCCGACATGGAG gaggaggaggccaaGCAGCTGGTGCGGGACGCCATCGCGGCCGGCATCTACAACGACCTGGGCTCCGGCAGCAACATCGACATCTGCGTCATCAGCAAGAGCAAGCTGGATTTCCTGCGGCCCTACGACGTGGCCAACAGGAAGGGGGACAG GTTTGGTAGGTACAAGTGTGAAAAAGGAACAACTGCTGTTCTCACAGAGAATGTGGCACACCTGGAGCTCGAGGTGGTGGATGAGACCGTGCAAACCATGGACACATCCTGA